The genomic stretch TTGAATGATGGCCTCACGCAACGCTTTTTTGTTCACTTTTCCAACCCCTGTTTGCGGAAACGAGTCGATAAACTCCATCCGATCTGGGATCTTGTAGGAAGCAAGCCCACGCTCTTGTAGAAACGTTTTGAGCGCAGCTGGTGTCGGAGCTTCCTCTCGTGGAATTACAAAGGCGCAAGTTCGTTCGCCTAAAAATTCGTCGGGCATCGAGACGACTGCCACATCATGGACAGCCGGATGCGCGAGTAAGTGATTCTCCACTTCCTCTGCCGCCACTTTGTCACCACCGCGGTTGATTTGGTCCTTGACCCGCCCTTCGACGACCAAGTAGCCTTGCTCCGTCACTTTCACCACATCACCCGTGCGGTAAAAGCCGTCAGGGGTGAACGCCTGTGCGTTGTGCGCGTCCGCTTTGTAGTATCCACGGATGGTATACGGCCCCCGAGTCAACAACTGTCCCTCCTGACCTGGTGTTACATCGCGGTCCAACTCATCGACAACGCGAATCTCATCTTGCGCAGAGATCGGTCTGCCCTGCGTATTCACAATGATCTCTTCCGGATCGTCCAATCGGGTGTAGTTGACCAAGCCTTCCGCCATTCCAAACACCTGCTGCAAGGTACATCCCAGCTCAATGCGAACCCGTCGGGCCGCCTCCGCACTGAATTTTGCACCACCGACCTGTAACACTTGCAGGCTGGACAAATCGTAACGATGCGATGCGGCCGCCTCGAGCCAGATCAGTGCAAGTGGTGGCACCAACGCGGTGATCGTCACGCGTTCTTTTTCGATCACCGGAAATGCATCATCTGGGCTGGGACGTGGAACTAACACGACCCGTCCTCCAGCAAATAACGTCCCGAGCGTACCCGGCGAACTCAGCGGGAAGTTGTGGGCGACCGGCAGGGCGGCAAGATACACGCTGTTCTCATCCAAACGGCAAATCCCCACACTCCCTTCGATACTGTACATGTAATCGTCGTGCGTTCGCGGGATCAATTTGGGCAAACCTGTACTACCACCTGACAGTTGCAGGAACGCGACCTCACTGGCATTCACTTCAAACGGCTGTTCGTTCGGTTCTATGTGCAGGTCTTCTAGCGCCACAAACTCCTCTGCTGCGCCGACCACGATCACATGTTGCAAGGTCGATACCTTGCTTTGCACGTTTCTCGCCAATTGTCGATAATCAAATCCGGAATGGACATCGGGAATCACATACGCTACAGCTTCCGTAAACTCGGCAAAATAGGTGATTTCACTGCTGCGATGCAGAGGAAGGGCAAAAACGGGCAAGGCCCCCAAGCGAAACAGCGCGAAACAAACCTCGAAAAATTCCGCGATGTTCGGCAGTTGCACGATGACGCGGTCCATCTTTTTGATCCCTGCCTTGTGGAAGCCAGCCGCCAGACGATCTGCTCGCCGATCAAGCTCCGCATAGCTCCACTGCGTATCTCCATCGGTGATCGCGATGCGATCCTTATATCGGGCAGCTCGCTCCCGCAACATCTCGCCCAATGTGACTCCGCTCCAAAAACCGGCCGCACGGTAGCGTTTTGCAAATTCCTCTGGCCACGTGGGACAATTTGCTAACATATCGATTCCTCCGTTTCTCATGAGGTGGTTTCGTTGTTCAGACCCATCGCGTGCAACATCGTGCGAAACTTGGCCGATGTTTCCGCAAGTTCTGCCTCTGGGCTCGATCCAAGGACAACACCTGCCCCCGCATACAAACGCATTGAGCGATCTTCTACCTCCGCACAACGGATTGTCACCACCCAATCCCCATCTCCCTGCGAGTTGCACCATCCGATCATCCCGGTGTAAAACTCGCGATCGAAAGGCTCAATTTCTCCAATGGCCGTTCTGGCCAAATCGGTTGGAGTCCCGCAAACAGCAGGAGTCGGATGCATGGCGAGCGCTACTTCCAGCGACGAGGTAGACGGATCGGACAGTTCTCCTGTGATCGTGGTGGATAAATGCCACATGGTCTCGGTGTGCACCAACGACGGTGACTCCGGAACTTCTAACGTTCGGCAAAAGGGTCGCAGAGCAGCAGCTACCGCATCGATGACCACCGCATGCTCATGCAGGTCCTTCGCGGACGCGAGCAGTGCCTGCGCACGTTTTTGATCCTCGATCGGATCTTTGCTACGGGGTGTAGAGCCCGCTAATGGATTGGCAGTTACTGTCATCCCGGTTCGCGATACGAGCAGTTCTGGACTCGCCCCGATCAGCGTTCGCTTCGAATAGCGGGAATCAGACTCCTCATCGCCAGGCAGATCAACAGCAAACGTATAGCCGTGCTTATTTTTCCGAGCCAAATTTTTCAGCAGTTGGTGGATATCGACAGGGGTTGTGGAGGTCATTTGCAGAGTTCTGGACAGGACAATCTTGCAAAGCTCACCCGATTCCAGCCGGGCCAAACCCGATTCGACCCCTCGCATAAACTGCTCTGGCGTAGGAACAGGCTCTATCTCATACGTCGTCGAAGCTGGGGGATTCTCCGCAGCGTTCGCGTCGAAGTGGAGCGGGCCTGCGATTTGAACGGATGTCGGCACAACCAACTGAGCAGGTCTGCGGTGATCGAACGGCACAGCACCAACAATGATCGAAACATCTTCCTCAGACTGCTTGGCATGCTTCAACAACTCATCAACGTGCTCGGCCAACTTACCCGACTCGCCTTTGGGCAATGAGAGCAAAGTTCCTCGCGCCAGCAAAGTGCGAAGCGGGGAAGAGAAGAAAAAGGACGATCCGGCCTGATAGTCTTCCAAAAGTTGTGTAGCCTTTTCCGCAGTCGAAACAGTAAATGTAGTCATTTTTCCAACCTCTCTCCGTGATTTTTAATTGCCCAGCGTGGCCCCACCGTCAACTCGCAAGTCATGCATCGTGATGTGACTTGCTCGGTCGGAGGCCAAAAAGAGCACAGCGTCGGCTATGTCAGAAGGTGAGGCCAATTTCTGAAGCGGGATGCCCAGTTTGTACGACGCTAGCGAGCCGACAATGACAGCATCCGCACCATTTGCATCCGTCCACATCGAGCGTTGCATCTCAGTATCCGTTGAACCGGGCGACACCACGTTACAGCGAATGTGATGTTGAGCGTTCTCCAGGCCAAGGCATTTTGTGAACATGGTCACCGCCGCTTTGGAGGATGCATAAGCGGCCATGTGCATGCGCGGCACGCTGGCCGCATTCGACCCGACCGTTACGATCGAACCGGACTGACGCGGCACCATGCGTCGAATGACAGAGCGCGACACATAAAAAACCCCCGAAACATTGACCGCAAATGTCTCCTCCCAATCTTCATCGCGAAGCATGTCAATCGGTCCCATTCGCAGCAAACCCGCGACGTTGACCAAGATTTCAATCGGACCGAGGTCACGTTCGATCTGCTCAACAACCGCTTCTACCGCAACTTTGTCGCTGACATCTAACGGGAAAGCTGCTGCACGTTTTCCCTCAAGATTTAGTTCCGCCATGATTTGATCGAGTCCAGCAGAGTTTTTATCCACTGCAACAACGAATTCTCCCGCCTCAACAAAAGCCCGTGCCACCGCCGCACCAATCCCTTGTGCCGCACCTGTTACCAGAACAACTCGGCCTTTATGATCTCGATTCTTCATGTCCTCATTTCCTTTCGCGAGATAAGCGGCTTTTTGCAATCGGCGTGTTGCTCGACAGATCCTTACCGGTTCATTAAGCCCGCTTCAACTGCAAACTGATCTCAACTGGTCTCAACTGGTCTCAACTGGTCTCAACTGGTCTCAACTGGTCTCAACTGGTCTCAACTGGTCTCAACTGGTCTCATCTGGTCTCATCTGGTCTCATCTGGTCTCATCTGGTCTCATCTGGTCTCATCTGGTCTCATCTGGTCTCATCTGGTCTCATCTGGTCTCATCTGGTCTCATCTGGTCTCAACTGCTCTCATCTGGTCTCATCTGGTCTCATCTGGTCTCAACTGGTCTCAACTGGTCTCAACTGGTCTCAACTGGTCTCAACTGGTCTCAACTGGTCTCAACTGGTCTCAACTGGTCTCAACTGGTCTCAACTGGTCTCAACTGGTCTCAACTGGTCTCAACTGGTCTCAACTGGTCTCAACTGGTCTCAACTGGTCTCAACTGGTCTCTACTGGTCTCATCTGGTCTCATCTGGTCTCTACTGGTCTCAACTGGTCTCAACTGGTCTCAAGTTCATCTCGAACTCTTCTTTCAAACTTCTCTCTAAGTAAGCAACTCCTCAAAAGGGGTGATTGTGTAACCTCGTAAAGGCGAGGGGAATTACGGTTTCTCAGTCGGTAAATGCGTGTGTAGCTCACCGAGCGATTCGTTTTGCTTGCGTATGGAGTGCTTGTGCGATTGCATCGAACGTCGATCCTTTTGCCAAATCGTCACCTCGCATCTGTCGCTTCCCTTGCACCTGAGCCTGAAGACCAGCTGTTCAATGCCTTGGTGTGCCACGTTAGCAGTTGCCCTCCTAACTAAAAAAACTTCAATTGATATTGATTCTCATTACCAATTATAAAATATGCCCCTTGCTTCGAACATGGACAATCCCCAGAATTACAGATGGACAATCGGCGTATCTGAACAAAAAAAGACCCATTCCAACGAAGGAGTGCGTCTTAAAAAAAGCTGTAGTCCACTGTAGTGTTTTGCGACAGTCAGCGGGGAGTCTGCATGTATGCTCTCTCCCGCTTTCCTCTCAACGCTTTGCAAATCCCTATCGAATAACCTTGAGAAACGGCGAACGTGTCGTTCTCGAAAAAAGGATCGCGCGCTCTGCAGTCGAATTGAGACACCAACGAGAGATTGGAGTGGTAGCAATGAAAGTGATCAATAAAATTCGTGCGATGAATCTCGCGTTTCTATTCAACGGTGACGATGTCTTAATGATCCACCGCGGTGCCCACAAAAAGATCTGGCCTAACAAATGGTCAGGTGTCGGCGGGAATGTCGAGACCCACGAATATCAGAATCTAGCAGAATCTGTGCTACGAGAAATACGGGAAGAAACAGGCATCACTCCCGAGCAAGTTATCGACCTGTCACAGCGCTATCTCATCTTCCGACAATGGGATGACGAACTTCGACAACTCTACGTGTATTTCGGAAGAACAACGACTCGTGAGATCATTCAGACGGACGAAGGCGTGCTAAAGTGGATCTCACGAAACGAATGGCTCGATTTGGACTTAATTCCGACGAACCGTGTCATGATTGAGCATTACCTTCAACATGAGCAGGAGCGCACCGTTTTCATGAGCGTACACACAGACGATGACAGTTCGCCCAACTGGATTCGCATGAATAATTGAAAAGACCCGATCCAGTCAGGATCGGGTCTTTCATTTTCTAGTAAGTTCTCCGTTCTCCAAAGGACCGAACAGTCTAAACACCATGCCGCCACGATCACTGCGGTGGTGCTTCGAACTTGGCACCGTTCTTTTGTCTATGGACAACAAAAAAGACTCAGTTCTACGAACTGAGTCCTCATCTTTGCCTAGCGGCGTCTTACTCTCCCAGGACCCTGCGGTCCAAGTACCATCAGCTCTGTGGAGCTTAACTTCTGTGTTCGAGATGGGAACAGGTGTGACCTCCACGACATTACCACTAGACGATAGTGCTTAATAAAATGGTGGGCCCAAGAAGATTCGAACTTCCGACCTCACGATTATCAGTCGTGCGCTCTAGCCAACTGAGCTATGGGCCCTTAAAAATGGAGCGGAAGACGGGATTCGAACCCGCGACCCTCGCCTTGGCAAGGCGATGCTCTACCCCTGAGCCACTTCCGCATACAGGATGTATGCGTCCCGCGTTGCGACAGGACGTCGCGTTCTTAGCGGGGCTACCTCTGCCCCATGTTGCAACAGGACGTTGCGATCTTAGTGAGGCACCTTTGTCCAACGTTGCTTTTGTTGGACAAGTCATGAGAACTGGTGGAGATAAGCGGATTCGAACCGCTGACCCCCTGCTTGCAAGGCAGGTGCTCTACCAACTGAGCTATACCCCCGTAAAAATGGCGTGCCCAGAGAGATTCGAACTCCCGGCCTTTTGATTCGTAGTCAAACGCTCTATCCAGCTGAGCTATGGGCACATTTATGAGATTGTAATAGTGGTGAGCCATGAAGGACTCGAACCTTCGACCCACTGATTAAAAGTCAGTTGCTCTACCAACTGAGCTAATGGCTCACATACAGGATGTCCAACATCGCGCCAGGAGATCGCATAGTAAGTTGGGCAAATTTAAATGGCGGAGCTGACGGGATTCGAACCCGCGGTCTCCCGCGTGACAGGCGGGCATGTTAGGCCACTACACCACAGCTCCATGTGGTTGCGGGGACAGGACTTGAACCTGCGACCTTCGGGTTATGAGCCCGACGAGCTGCCAACTGCTCCACCCCGCGATATGATGTTTGGAAATGTCCACCTTGCGACAAGACGTCGCGAACAAAAGCCGACCTTCCTGTTTTAAAAATGGTGGAGGTTGACGGGATCGAACCGCCGACCCTCTGCTTGTAAGGCAGATGCTCTCCCAGCTGAGCTAAACCTCCACGTACAGGACGTACCGTGTCCAACGTTGCGACAGGACATCGCGCCCTTAGTTGGGCAACCTCTAAAGAAAATGGTGACTCGTACGGGATTCGAACCCGTGAATGCCGCCTTGAAAGGGCGGTGAGTTAAGCCGCTTCTCCAACGAGCCATGGCTGGGGAGGAAGGGATCGAACCTTCGCATGACGGAGTCAAAGTCCGTTGCCTTACCGCTTGGCGACTCCCCAATGTGTGGTAGCGGCGGAGGGACTTGAACCCCCGACCCACCGGGTATGAACCGATTGCTCTAGCCAACTGAGCTACACCGCCACATGGCGGAGAGAGGGGGATTCGAACCCCCGAGACGTTTTAGGCGCCTACACGATTTCCAATCGTGCTCCTTCGACCAAACTCGGACATCTCTCCAGAAGAAATATTGAAATGGTGGGCCCAAGAAGATTCGAACTTCCGACCTCACGATTATCAGTCGTGCGCTCTAGCCAACTGAGCTATGGGCCCTTAAAAATGGAGCGGAAGACGGGATTCGAACCCGCGACCCTCGCCTTGGCAAGGCGATGCTCTACCCCTGAGCCACTTCCGCATACAGGATGTATGCGTCCCACGTTGCGACAGGACGTCGCGTTCTTAGCGGGGCTACCTCTGTCCCGCGCTGCAACAGGACTATTTTTGAAAAATGGTGGCTCGGGACGGAATCGAACCGCCGACACGAGGATTTTCAGTCCTCTGCTCTACCGACTGAGCTACCGAGCCATATTGAGATGAAAAAAGTGGCGGAGCTGACGGGATTCGAACCCGCGGTCTCCCGCGTGACAGGCGGGCATGTTAGGCCACTACACCACAGCTCCATGTGGTTGCGGGGACAGGACTTGAACCTGCGACCTTCGGGTTATGAGCCCGACGAGCTGCCAACTGCTCCACCCCGCGATATGATGTTTGGAAATGTCCACCTTGCGACAAGACGTCGCGAACAAAAGCCGACCTTCCTGTTTTAAAAATGGTGGAGGTTGACGGGATCGAACCGCCGACCCTCTGCTTGTAAGGCAGATGCTCTCCCAGCTGAGCTAAACCTCCACGTACAGGACGTACCGTGTCCAACGTTGCGACAGGACGTCGCGCCCTTAGTTGGGCAACCTCTAAAGAAAATGGTGACTCGTACGGGATTCGAACCCGTGAATGCCGCCTTGAAAGGGCGGTGAGTTAAGCCGCTTCTCCAACGAGCCATACATGGCGTGCCCAGAGAGATTCGAACTCCCGGCCTTTTGATTCGTAGTCAAACGCTCTATCCAGCTGAGCTATGGGCACATTTATGAGATTGTAACAGTGGTGAGCCATGAAGGACTCGAACCTTCGACCCACTGATTAAAAGTCAGTTGCTCTACCAACTGAGCTAATGGCTCACTGGCGGAGGAAGAGGGATTCGAACCCCCGAGACGGTTACCCGCCTACTTGATTTCGAGTCAAGCTCCTTCGACCGAACTCGGACATTCCTCCGTGATACATCATGCGTTTCTTTCATTGTTTTGCTGTCGGCTCTCGCGGCGACAGGTATTAATATAACACGTTTCAATGCTTGTACTCAAAGCATTCCACACTCGAAATACAAGCAAATTGATTCATTACACAAGATCACCTCCCTCATTATCACTCAATCACTAAAATACCTCACGCAATCAAAAGGCGCGCTCGATCAACTCAGACTGCTAAACCATCCCTACATTCGCAGTCATGGCCCACACACTGCTCTGTTCACAATCAGGTATGACTTGCGATCTTTGATAGACAATAAAAAGAGACTCCTATTCAAGAGTCTCTTTCTTAGCTAGCGGTTGTTGCGGCGCAAGAACGCCGGAATGTCGAGGTTATCGACAGCAGCGTTGTTACCCGTACCAAACGACTTGATATCGGTCTTGTTCAATGCCGGCTTCGGCTGAGCTGGGCGTTCTTTGTGCTCAAATCCGGTCGCAATCACAGTGACTACGATTTCGTCTTTCAGATCTGGGTTGATCACCGCACCAAAAATCATGTTCACTTCCGGGTCGGCCGCCGAGGAAACGATATCGGCTGCTTCATTGACTTCAAACAGCGACAAATTGTTGCCCCCTGCGATATGCATCAAGACACCACGTGCGCCATCGATCGACGTCTCCAGAAGCGGAGAGCAGATCGCTTTTTTCGCAGCTTCTGCTGCACGGCTTTCACCGGAGTGTACACCAATGCCCATCAGCGCCGAACCACGCTCGGTCATGATGGTTTTCACGTCAGCGAAGTCAACGTTGATCAGGCCCGGTACTGCGATCAAATCAGAGATACCTTGAACACCCTGACGCAACACGTTGTCCGCTTCACGGAATGCTTCAAGCATCGGCGTATTCTTGTCAACAATCTCCAACAGTCGGTCGTTCGGAATGACGATCAGCGTATCAACTTTTTCCTTGAGGTTAGCGATACCAGTTTCCGCTTGGTTCATGCGTCGGCGGCCTTCAAAGGTAAACGGCTTGGTAACAACACCGACCGTCAGCGCTCCGAGCTCCTTCGCGATCTCAGCGACAACTGGCGCAGCACCGGTTCCGGTACCGCCACCCATGCCAGCGGTGACAAAAACCATGTCAGCACCGCGCAGTGCGTTCATGATCAGTTCTTTGCTTTCCTCTGCCGCTTTCTTTCCGATATCAGGGTTCGCCCCTGCTCCTAGCCCGCGGGTGAGTTTTTCACCGATCTGCAAACGGTGTTCTGCTTTCGAAAGATGCAGAGCTTGCGCGTCCGTGTTGACAGTGATGAATTCAACACCTTTGATGCCCGCTTCGATCATTCGATTGACTGCATTGCAACCGCCGCCACCGCAACCAATTACTTTTATCTGAGCCAGAGCCTCCACATCGAGATCGAACTCCAACATACTGTTCCTCCTCACTAACTAAACCCAAGATGTTACAGATTGTGCTTGAATTAAATAAACTCGTTGAACCAGTTTTTGATCTTCTCGACGAATCCCCCGCCTTGGTTGCCACCTGCTTTACGACGCGGAGCTGCTGCTGCCACTTCCACCTTGTTCGTAAAGTTCCGGGCAACGTTTCGGATGATTCCTACACCATTGATGAACGATGCGTCTTTCACGCCGAGGAACTCGGGAATCGCAACGCGCACTGAGGATTCAAGTTCAAACTCCGCGAGCTTATCAACAGCAGGCAGATTCGCCCCACCGCCGGTCAGCACATAGCCGCCCGCCAATTCCTTGTAGCCCAGCTTTTCCATCTCTTGACGCACCATCATGAATATTTCTTGCAGGCGCGGCTCGATGATATGTGCCAGATCGACTTGTGTAAATTCCTTGTCCGCATTGCCACCGACGCGCGATACCTTGAAAGTGTGATCCTGTACACTCTCGCTGACCAACGCGCAAGCATGACGCAATTTGATCCCTTCCGCCGCTTCTGTCTGCGTACGCAGACCGATCGCGATGTCGTTGGTCACATGGTCACCACCGACCGGAAGGACAGTAGTCGCTTCCAAAATGCCTTCTTTAAAGACCGA from Tumebacillus algifaecis encodes the following:
- a CDS encoding 2,3-dihydro-2,3-dihydroxybenzoate dehydrogenase produces the protein MKNRDHKGRVVLVTGAAQGIGAAVARAFVEAGEFVVAVDKNSAGLDQIMAELNLEGKRAAAFPLDVSDKVAVEAVVEQIERDLGPIEILVNVAGLLRMGPIDMLRDEDWEETFAVNVSGVFYVSRSVIRRMVPRQSGSIVTVGSNAASVPRMHMAAYASSKAAVTMFTKCLGLENAQHHIRCNVVSPGSTDTEMQRSMWTDANGADAVIVGSLASYKLGIPLQKLASPSDIADAVLFLASDRASHITMHDLRVDGGATLGN
- the dhbC gene encoding isochorismate synthase DhbC, whose product is MTTFTVSTAEKATQLLEDYQAGSSFFFSSPLRTLLARGTLLSLPKGESGKLAEHVDELLKHAKQSEEDVSIIVGAVPFDHRRPAQLVVPTSVQIAGPLHFDANAAENPPASTTYEIEPVPTPEQFMRGVESGLARLESGELCKIVLSRTLQMTSTTPVDIHQLLKNLARKNKHGYTFAVDLPGDEESDSRYSKRTLIGASPELLVSRTGMTVTANPLAGSTPRSKDPIEDQKRAQALLASAKDLHEHAVVIDAVAAALRPFCRTLEVPESPSLVHTETMWHLSTTITGELSDPSTSSLEVALAMHPTPAVCGTPTDLARTAIGEIEPFDREFYTGMIGWCNSQGDGDWVVTIRCAEVEDRSMRLYAGAGVVLGSSPEAELAETSAKFRTMLHAMGLNNETTS
- a CDS encoding (2,3-dihydroxybenzoyl)adenylate synthase, which codes for MLANCPTWPEEFAKRYRAAGFWSGVTLGEMLRERAARYKDRIAITDGDTQWSYAELDRRADRLAAGFHKAGIKKMDRVIVQLPNIAEFFEVCFALFRLGALPVFALPLHRSSEITYFAEFTEAVAYVIPDVHSGFDYRQLARNVQSKVSTLQHVIVVGAAEEFVALEDLHIEPNEQPFEVNASEVAFLQLSGGSTGLPKLIPRTHDDYMYSIEGSVGICRLDENSVYLAALPVAHNFPLSSPGTLGTLFAGGRVVLVPRPSPDDAFPVIEKERVTITALVPPLALIWLEAAASHRYDLSSLQVLQVGGAKFSAEAARRVRIELGCTLQQVFGMAEGLVNYTRLDDPEEIIVNTQGRPISAQDEIRVVDELDRDVTPGQEGQLLTRGPYTIRGYYKADAHNAQAFTPDGFYRTGDVVKVTEQGYLVVEGRVKDQINRGGDKVAAEEVENHLLAHPAVHDVAVVSMPDEFLGERTCAFVIPREEAPTPAALKTFLQERGLASYKIPDRMEFIDSFPQTGVGKVNKKALREAIIQNLQTISRARK
- the ftsZ gene encoding cell division protein FtsZ, whose product is MLEFDLDVEALAQIKVIGCGGGGCNAVNRMIEAGIKGVEFITVNTDAQALHLSKAEHRLQIGEKLTRGLGAGANPDIGKKAAEESKELIMNALRGADMVFVTAGMGGGTGTGAAPVVAEIAKELGALTVGVVTKPFTFEGRRRMNQAETGIANLKEKVDTLIVIPNDRLLEIVDKNTPMLEAFREADNVLRQGVQGISDLIAVPGLINVDFADVKTIMTERGSALMGIGVHSGESRAAEAAKKAICSPLLETSIDGARGVLMHIAGGNNLSLFEVNEAADIVSSAADPEVNMIFGAVINPDLKDEIVVTVIATGFEHKERPAQPKPALNKTDIKSFGTGNNAAVDNLDIPAFLRRNNR
- a CDS encoding NUDIX domain-containing protein, whose protein sequence is MKVINKIRAMNLAFLFNGDDVLMIHRGAHKKIWPNKWSGVGGNVETHEYQNLAESVLREIREETGITPEQVIDLSQRYLIFRQWDDELRQLYVYFGRTTTREIIQTDEGVLKWISRNEWLDLDLIPTNRVMIEHYLQHEQERTVFMSVHTDDDSSPNWIRMNN